A window of Ananas comosus cultivar F153 linkage group 11, ASM154086v1, whole genome shotgun sequence genomic DNA:
TCGAAGATCGTGCACTTGATTCTCTTCGTTCGCGAAAATTTAACTGCGCCCTGCGTATCATGCATCCGTGGATAGAAAAATACTTCTTTTTGTATCGTCTGTTTGATCTGGAATATCGATCTAGGTTTTCAAAGCTTATGTGTTTTTAATATGCGAGGGTTTTAATTAAATGATTTGGATTTTAAAACATATATTAGCAATCTCATACATCAGGGTACaaccaataattatttttttactggtTTTATGACCTGATCAAAATGAAGAAAGAGTAAAAGAGCTGGTGAGTTAATTCATACTACACAGTTTTTAAGTGAGAACTAATCAAAACCAAAGCTGTGGGTTTTACCAAcatatgataaaataaattttctctgTATTTTTTTTCAGAACTTTGCTTTCTTGGAGATCATGTAATCTTGGAGTACTAACATGTGGTAGGTGTATAAAAATACGACAGTAACCCTTTGTCTTACTTAATGTGCTGTAACATGTATTACAATAAAATGATGTATGGTCCATAGTTTTTATCCAGGCATTTGCCTGTCCCCATCCACTTCAATCATCCTCAGGTCAATTTGAAGCTCCCTATTAGTTGTCTCAAGTactgttttttcttctttttcttttttttttcactctctttTTTAATAACCGGgtgatttcttctttttttttttttttttgtttaacacGTTATGAAAGATAagcttattttttttgtttaaaattattctctccAGCTACGACAGTTGGGCCTTCTCTACTAAttacaactgcagcagttgaacacaaatctataaaattaaatactgAATCTTGATCTACATGAAATTACAACCACAGTACAGTTTCAAGTGATTGCAGCCCAATAGCCTTTAAAAGTAGAGCATAtaggaaaggggaaaaaaaaatctaacggAAACTTAAAATGCACAACATCtgcttaaaaaatatagaaaaattttcaaataccacccctgtggtttcatactttctcactttagtgccctgtggtttaaagtgtatcaatttaatattctgtaattttatttttatctttttattatcgatttcactaattttttttatttaatcagtaacaaagttaaaactaaaagatattaaaatgaatattcgataaacctaggtgaggtatctgaagtttttttttatataatttaacaaaatattaacggagaagctaacgaaaagataaaaataaaatcatatgacattaacttgatacactttaaactatagaatactaaagtgaaaaagtacgaaaccacgggtggtatttgaagtttacccagaAAAATatacacagaaaaaaaaaacgggtggtatttgaagtttacccagaAAAATatacacagaaaaaaaaaaaaaactgccctgtttcttttcttaaatCAATTCATTGTTCATTGTCGACTAGTCCCCTGGAAAGCACCAAAAGAGCAATCAATTTGATAAGAAATGGAAACAAGATAGAAATGGAGACAAGCAGGAGAGCATACAATGCACCATCATTTTCAGTTTAAGAGGTAACTCTTGCTGATTAAATTAAATACGCAACTAAAACATTATATCATAAACAGTCCAAAATTATATCATAAAGAGTCCAGTAactttttatagagataacacaTCGTAGTCTCTGATCTCTTACTACCGCAAATTAAACCACTGTTATTGCACAGCTTCCTAACAGCATCCCTGTTTTCGTCGACTAGAAGATGCTATTTATTAGCAGACCACTACCTCCACATCACTTAAGTTTTCACAATTCTAAGTCAAGctaaagaaacaaaattataCATATCTTTAGAACAGAAAATAGGATTACTATGTACACAACTCTCTAACTGATCAACCCAAAGGGAACAGAAACAAACTTGAGCGTACAGAAAACTATAAATAGATATGCATCAGTCAGACGTGATAACATCTACCGTGGGGAAGACGAGCGGAGGTCGATAATCTCCAACCGCAAATTATGGTTAATGTAGATGTTGCTGCAGCATTCGAAAAGAGGGCTTCCATCAGAAGTATCCGGGTGTGAATGAAACCCGCTTTCCTTGCACTCTTTTAAAATGGCAATCCCTCCAGGGTTTGTTAGCCGGAATATTCCATAGTTCCTGCAGGGGTTTCAAAGAAAATAAGATCATCAAATATTCTCATCCATTGTTCATTTTTAGACATGGAAGTTTGTCTATCGAGAAAACTAGAGTGCACCGATTAAAAGTCGAATTTTCTGAACCTATACAGATAAGCACATTCTTGAAGGGTGATCTAGAGAGGATGTTAGAAAAGGTTGAAGACCTTGATCTTTAAAATGCATGTACGGTATTTGGACTACTAAGATTTGCAACTCAGATTATAAAAGAAAAGCATCATATTAAGTATCGGTTTCGACCATACTAGAGAGCAGCTTCTCCACTCCAAGAAGCAGTAGTCATGCATTTGGCGACTAGTACGTTCAAAGGTTTTGCTACAGCAGATCAAGCTCCATGTCAAAAATTTTGTTTACGTAATAATAAAAGGCCGCTGAGGGATACTAGCGAAAATTTTATGGTTTTTTGAACTGCTTTACTCAGGACGAAACAATACAAGTAGACTTATTTTGTTCTGAGTACACATTTTTCACATCTACATATCAAGAGGGAAGATGGGAATCAACATGCATTGAAATGTCCCaatctcttttttgttttcttttttttataattgactAGGGTCTCACAAGGCTTTCATAATGTACAGATCCTTAAAGTGAGGAGAAATCCCTTGCCTTGTGGAATCAGTTGGAGCCATGACAATCGCAACAGCCTCTGGTAGCATGACCTGTGACAGATATGAAAGTACATACAAAACCCGATAAGGTGAGCAGATAGCTCTTGACAAGATGCAACATCAACTTCTAGACTTGCAACGATTATGCTCGCAGCAGAGCATCGTCTTGCTTTTGCAATAGCAAAGAGATGATAGGGAAGAAGGCAATTCTTTATTTGTTGAAAACATCCTGCGTAGAAATAgtataattgtaatttttgtcTCGAAAAGAGAATAACAACCAACGTTCCAAAACCTGGTAAGGGTATTGCGTGTGCAAATCGATTGACGATAGGAAGCATGTCTGAGAGGGATGCGTCTGAAAcaacagaggaaaaaaaaatgttcagaAAAATGAACATAGAACTGAAAGGTACCATTGATATTTTCCACAATTATGGCAAAAGGCACCCAATCtgcaatataaaagtagaaaagcatAAAACTAGTAGTGTTATCTTTAAACATTTGCTTCACAtggaatgaaagaaaaaaagaaaaaccttggTTGGGTGCATCTAAGTAAATGGATGTATCCACGATGGAATTAATGTAATCTTGTGTTAATACTTAATAGTCATGTATATGTAGTTATAGTTAACACATACCTCTGTACATGTCACAGACTCACAATCTGAAACAAAGTCAGAATATAGTGTCGTACTAAGTTTGTTCGCTAGCATCAGTGAGTGTCTTATGTTCTTtcgccaaaaataaaaagtcaaaacATGGTTTGATTAGTCAAAAATAATATGCCCAAGTCGACAATAATTGTTTATTACGACAAAAGCGGAAAAAATCTAGTTCGCCAGGtgcaaaaatatgaaaaaaaaaaaaattaagaaagaagaaaaataaagcacacaaaTATTTACGCAGTTTGGTTGCTGACCTACGTCCACGAGCGAAGATAGAGCAGAGACTTAAATTAAAGCCAATGTGGTGTACAAAAGATGTCTCTTTCACAAAACTTTAGTTACAAAATACATCCTATATTCTCTCTCATGCCCCGCACTAAATTAATGGAACAAAGGGTATATTTACATTAGTGACTAAAATCCAATAAGACTAAAAATAATCTCAATAAAACTAGGCATATTTAACTTTAATAGGTTGACCAAAACAGAATAGGTTAAGAAACCTAACGGTTtaagaattcgagacatatatAACATTGTTCAACTTCTACTAGCCGTAAGCCCCATTGCTCACAATTGTTTGTCAGACCTCTATTGGAGCATAGAACAATTCTACAAGATACATTCGACAATATCAGTTTGCTCTCTTCTCTATGACTTAAGCCAATCCTTCTCAATTCAACATGAGAAAACACAAAATCATCAGTTTATATGGTTTGCCACCGATAACAGTCCCTGCGCACTTGTACTAAACCACATCCTCCCATTATCCGCTTCaatgctttaaaattttaacatccCACTGaaaatagaatatttgagaTATCATATACAAAACCTTCCTAATGACAGTGCAAATTTACATGACATTTCATACCTTTCTGAACTAGCAAAGATTTGCCAATCAATAAGACTTCATTATCCTTTTCATATAAAATCAGACCACATTAATTGAGCATCATTAAGAACTAGCTTCTAATCCATAAATATCATGTCAGGGACTCGAAAAGAATTACTAAGCAAGTTCACACAGTAATGACTAGCGAAAAGGCCAAATGTAGAAATTGGAGAGCTCAATATTGGGATATTTACATGTATCCATCCTGCAGGAAAGAGAGATTCGCCATCCAGTATTGCATGTATCTCCTCCTCATTTAATGCCTGGCACTGCCATTTAGTACAAGAACTGTAATTGCTCGGACATTTATGGGCAAAATGGGggcgaaaaaaaagagaaactgaTGAGAAATAATTTCAAGAACATTCAAGACAAAATAGCTCAGAATATTATGAATACCGACATACTGAATGGGCAGTTGTTTCTTGCTTTGGTATTATTAGGGTAGTTACATAGAATGTTCCATTCTTCTGCAAGACAACCGAAATATATGTTTGAAATATTGCACACTTGAGAACCAGGACtatgagaaaaagtaataatctTCAGTTTCTTACAAGGAAAGCACCAAGAACCCCACAAGTCTCCAGATTCTGGCTTGTATTATCTCCGGCAAGTACCATAAATTCTTCCATCAATCTTGCCGACTGAAAAATAAATAGACAGTTACAATATATTGATTCAAGGGCCAAAGTTTCATGCTGATATGGAAAACTTCAAACTAGCCAGCTTCTGTATTGCTCACCATAAGTTGTAAAGCATTAATATGCAGTGATTGAAGAGAACAATGGCCTGTTTGGCCTGGCTAGAGGTTCTGCAAAAGTGCAGTTGAGTACAGCTATTTGAAAAGGCACTAAGTAGTCTATTTGGGCCCACTTTTGCTCTTGCTTTCAACTGCAACCACCTCTAGTAGAATACTTGGCAAACAAAAGAATGCAGAACTTTTGTTGCGGATGGAAGTAGAATTTCGAGccccaaaagcaaaagctccaattcgGAGCTTCAAATTCTACTAACATAGAGAACATTATGAGGGGATTATAATGAATGCTTCGCCTAATAGCTAAACTCAATTAGCATTTCAACGAACAGCAGTACCATACAAGAGAACTAAACAAACCCTAACAGCTTTTTCACTCGGCAACGTCACTTCCAGCATAAGCAGAAGATTTAAATTGTTTCTTCTACTTTTGGGGGGTCCAAAAGCTCATTTAGCTTCTCGCCAcatcaaaaacttcaaatatatattattcgCACAGCCATCCATCTGTTGCTTCCCAGGTTGCAGAGGCGGTTCTGGAAGGCAAGCCAATCAATTACTAGAATAAATGTAATAAACGACCACACTCACTATATGCATATCACGAAGAGCACTGGAATTTGAGGACTCGGCAGATGAAGTTTCCAAATACTCATTTCTCGATTCAGGTTGAATGACAAGGGAAACACGGCCAACAGGTGGGAAGTCCTCTATACAGGAATCAATCGGAGGATAGTGGTGCTTAACAGCATAAACACAGATATCACGATCTCTTGCCATTGTAACAGCCACTTGAAAGGGAGTCTCTGTTTGTGTACAACAAGCCTTGGCATCAGCTGCTGAATTCGGTGACACCTCGACATTATCCGTGCTTGTAGTGTTCTCAAAACTGCCATTGTTTTGCAATATATGAGTAATTGGTATCCATCCGTATGGATCGCATTCCAAATACATATAAATGGCAGCCACATAGATTTAGTTTAATTCAGCAGAAAAAGGATATTCTACCGTTTACTCTGTTTTCTCCTTGAACGGCAACGCAGCACCTGTAAACAACGCTATATTAGCACATAGAACTCACGACAAAATCAAAAGTCAATAccagaagaaaaaaaactgcTCTTTCTGATATTTATTATGATAACAGTCGCGataaaacacaaaaagaaaGCGATAATGAAACAAAGCTATCACCTTGAAAATACCTCCCTCTACTTTAATATCACTACAGTTTCCTTTTATACTATCAGGCTATGCTAAGATCATTCTTCTATCATTGAAATAacaaaaacaccaaaaaaaaagttgctgTTCAGTTTCATCATTCCTTTTATCGAAGCTTCAGCTTTCAACTTCTTTAGTAACATCTTTTGTAGTCTATTCCGATGATAACGGAGCAGCAGATCAGATTGAAGAGAACTAATGTTTTGAATGAATGAAACATCatctacgaaaaaaaaaaaaaaaagaagtagatTTCCCGAAAGACTGATCAAATATATGGAATAACTTGTCTTGAATGGGAATATTCTttgataataattataataataataacaacaaaagCGATTGCATTCCACCTAGTTATTCTAGCATCCAAAGAAGcgtttaatataaaaataaaataaaataaaaagaagcaaaattaGGCCCAGTAAATCAGTTCTTCTAGTGAGCTTTGATGCTTCGCAGTTATctcaaacttaaaaaataactCTTCACAGAAGCTCTTTTGTTCATACATCATCCTAGCAAAATTTGGGGTAATCCAAAACCaatttctaattctaatttctaAATAATCCTAAGCAGAGCTCAACTGATAGTTGACTAATTTAGGAATATGCTCTAAAATCGCCCtcccaaaacaaaaaacaaaaaaaaaaaagagagactcTAATGAGAtcataagaaaatgaaagattACCTTACTGTTGAACACCATTTAAATTCCCACTTCAACTTCTCCTTATATTTGGACCAAATATATGAGTGGAAAATTGAAAGAGGAAAGAAGGGTTGGGTTAGTAGATGATCATGGATAAAAGTTTGAGAGATGTTGATCAGTTTTGTAAAAGGAAAGGGCGGATGTAAAGAAGGGATAAGGAGGCGGTGTTTGTTTTAAGggcgaagacgacgacgacaacgccGCCGCAAAGTCGGCCCAGATGTGCTGCACATGACGATGGATTTTATGAAGTGGGCCGTCCTGCGTGGCCAGGGTTGCGTCGAATGGACGGACAAAATTTGAGTGTGGAGCCTCCCAGTCTCGGCGCATTCAGCTGCTATTATTATATAGTTAGCCTGTGTTATTgactttatttataaataaatttaactgaaaatatgaattaattagggTTGAAACTTTGAGGCCTCGGAtgtcaaccaccaaatcctttgtcGCTTGCGCTATGGACGGTCGATTCAGcctattatattcttatatgCGCAACCGACTTGGTATTtataaattagttttaataataaaatttttaaatccacGATTCATATTATTAagacttcgtttagaattgCGTAGATATTATATTACATGTTGTGAGAAagtagatgaaaaaatattcgTTTGTTTTCGTACATAATATTACATTCCACATATCCTGATGAGTAAAACAAAAGCATAATCCTGTATGCTTttatctcaattttattttatttaataacatCAAATAGACCTCGGTACCAAACTAAGCATCAATATGagttagagcatttgaaacttatagaaattaaattttataatttttttgatattatttactttatgatcaaacgaTTTGAAAATTGATAAATAATCCGATCCTCTAAAAACATTGGTCAATtttgactgtttattttataccagcttgataaactttattataatttcgaaattttgttttctataagtttcaaatgctctatatcatatttgtgaatatggattgtcgattcgaattttttttttttttagaaaaagatagcatgctatccgctttgtttatcttttttaaaaataaatttagctggaaatgtaaatcaactagaattcaaacttagatcttgggtaccaaccatcaagttctttgccacttgcgctggAACAGtgagtgaaaattttattattgaa
This region includes:
- the LOC109717299 gene encoding AMSH-like ubiquitin thioesterase 2 isoform X1; translated protein: MVFNSKVLRCRSRRKQSKRFENTTSTDNVEVSPNSAADAKACCTQTETPFQVAVTMARDRDICVYAVKHHYPPIDSCIEDFPPVGRVSLVIQPESRNEYLETSSAESSNSSALRDMHISARLMEEFMVLAGDNTSQNLETCGVLGAFLKNGTFYVTTLIIPKQETTAHSVCRSCTKWQCQALNEEEIHAILDGESLFPAGWIHTHPSQTCFLSSIDLHTQYPYQVMLPEAVAIVMAPTDSTRNYGIFRLTNPGGIAILKECKESGFHSHPDTSDGSPLFECCSNIYINHNLRLEIIDLRSSSPR
- the LOC109717299 gene encoding AMSH-like ubiquitin thioesterase 2 isoform X2, with the translated sequence MVFNSKVLRCRSRRKQSKRFENTTSTDNVEVSPNSAADAKACCTQTETPFQVAVTMARDRDICVYAVKHHYPPIDSCIEDFPPVGRVSLVIQPESRNEYLETSSAESSNSSALRDMHISARLMEEFMVLAGDNTSQNLETCGVLGAFLKNGTFYVTTLIIPKQETTAHSCQALNEEEIHAILDGESLFPAGWIHTHPSQTCFLSSIDLHTQYPYQVMLPEAVAIVMAPTDSTRNYGIFRLTNPGGIAILKECKESGFHSHPDTSDGSPLFECCSNIYINHNLRLEIIDLRSSSPR